The following coding sequences lie in one Mycobacterium gordonae genomic window:
- a CDS encoding cation-translocating P-type ATPase: MTGLTDAEVAQRIADGRSNNVPERATRSIAQIVRANVFTRINAILGVLFGIVLLTGSLINGLFGMLIVANSVIGMVQEIRAKQTLDRLAIVGQAKPLVRRQSGTVTVSPDEVVLDDIIELGPGDQIVVDGEVLEEQNLEVDESLLTGEADSIAKDIGNKVMSGSFVVAGTGAYRATKVGADAYAAKLAAEASKFTLVKSELRNGINRILQFITYLLIPVGLLTIYTQLFTTNAGWRESVLAMVGALVPMVPEGLVLMTSIAFAVGVVRLGRRQCLVQELPAIEGLARVDVVCADKTGTLTETGMRVAEVRELDAARDRVAEALAAVAAADPRPNASMLAIFEAYGAKPDWTPTATAPFKSATKWSGVSFGDHGNWVIGAPDVLLDPQSAAAEQAERLAAQGLRVLLLGSIRVSVDDAAAPGDVTPAALVVLEQKVRPDARETLEYFAAQKVSVKVISGDNAVSVGAVADKLGLHSQAMDARRLPVDQAELADVLDSHNTFGRVRPDQKRAIVHALQSHGHTVAMTGDGVNDVLALKDADIGVAMGAGSPASRAVAQIVLLDNKFATLPFVVGEGRRVIGNVERVASLFLTKTVYSALLALLVGIECLLAKPLGAEPLLYPFQPIHVTIAAWFTIGIPSFILSLAPNHERAYPGFVRRVLTSALPAGLVVGIATFTTYLTAYNGRHASSVQQDQASTAALITLLMTAVWVLAVAARPYEWWRLALVIGSVLAYVLIFSLPWTQHKFFLDTSNLGVTSVALGIGALGAGAIEAMWWLRARILGVRPQLWG; the protein is encoded by the coding sequence CATCGTCGCCAACAGCGTGATCGGCATGGTCCAGGAGATCCGCGCCAAGCAGACCCTGGACCGACTGGCGATCGTCGGTCAGGCAAAACCTCTGGTACGCAGGCAATCCGGCACGGTCACCGTGTCCCCCGATGAAGTGGTGCTCGACGACATCATTGAACTCGGTCCGGGCGATCAGATCGTGGTCGACGGGGAGGTGCTCGAAGAGCAGAACCTGGAGGTCGACGAATCGCTGCTGACAGGTGAAGCCGATTCGATCGCCAAAGATATTGGAAACAAGGTGATGTCGGGCAGTTTTGTGGTCGCCGGCACGGGAGCCTACCGTGCCACGAAGGTGGGCGCCGATGCCTACGCCGCCAAACTCGCCGCCGAGGCCAGCAAGTTCACCCTGGTCAAATCCGAACTGCGCAACGGCATCAACCGGATACTGCAGTTCATCACCTACCTCCTGATCCCGGTCGGGCTGCTGACCATCTACACCCAGCTGTTCACCACGAACGCCGGGTGGCGCGAGTCGGTGCTGGCCATGGTGGGGGCGCTGGTCCCGATGGTGCCCGAGGGCCTCGTGCTGATGACGTCGATCGCGTTCGCCGTCGGTGTCGTGCGACTCGGGCGGCGGCAATGCCTCGTTCAGGAATTGCCAGCGATCGAGGGGCTGGCACGGGTCGACGTGGTCTGCGCGGATAAGACGGGCACGCTGACCGAAACCGGTATGCGCGTGGCTGAAGTCCGGGAACTCGACGCCGCGAGGGACCGTGTCGCCGAGGCGCTCGCCGCAGTCGCCGCGGCCGACCCGCGCCCGAATGCCAGCATGCTGGCGATATTCGAAGCATACGGCGCGAAACCCGACTGGACCCCGACCGCGACGGCGCCATTCAAATCGGCGACCAAGTGGAGTGGCGTGTCGTTCGGTGATCACGGCAACTGGGTGATCGGCGCACCCGATGTTCTGCTCGATCCGCAGTCGGCGGCGGCCGAGCAGGCAGAACGGCTGGCCGCCCAAGGGCTGCGGGTGCTGTTGCTGGGATCGATAAGAGTTTCGGTAGACGATGCCGCGGCTCCGGGCGACGTGACGCCGGCGGCCCTGGTGGTGCTGGAGCAGAAAGTGCGTCCCGATGCTCGCGAGACGCTGGAATACTTTGCGGCGCAAAAAGTGTCGGTGAAGGTCATCTCCGGCGACAACGCGGTGTCGGTTGGAGCGGTGGCGGACAAGCTCGGTTTGCACAGTCAGGCGATGGACGCACGCCGGCTGCCCGTCGACCAAGCGGAACTGGCTGACGTGCTGGACTCGCACAACACCTTCGGTCGGGTGCGGCCGGACCAGAAACGGGCCATCGTGCATGCCCTCCAATCACATGGCCACACAGTCGCGATGACCGGAGACGGCGTCAACGATGTGTTGGCCCTCAAAGACGCTGATATCGGTGTGGCGATGGGCGCGGGCAGTCCAGCCTCGCGTGCGGTGGCACAGATCGTGTTGCTGGACAATAAATTCGCCACTCTGCCGTTCGTCGTGGGCGAGGGCCGGCGGGTGATCGGGAACGTCGAGCGCGTCGCCAGTCTCTTTCTGACCAAGACGGTCTACTCCGCACTGCTCGCCTTGCTGGTGGGAATCGAGTGCTTACTTGCGAAGCCCTTGGGGGCCGAGCCCTTGCTCTACCCGTTCCAGCCGATCCACGTGACTATCGCGGCCTGGTTCACCATCGGCATCCCGTCATTCATCTTGTCGTTGGCGCCGAACCACGAGCGCGCGTACCCGGGTTTCGTCCGGCGGGTGCTGACCTCGGCGCTACCGGCCGGACTGGTCGTCGGCATCGCGACGTTCACGACCTACCTAACCGCCTATAACGGCCGTCACGCATCCTCGGTGCAGCAGGACCAGGCGTCCACCGCGGCGCTGATCACCCTGCTGATGACCGCTGTCTGGGTACTTGCGGTTGCGGCCCGCCCCTACGAGTGGTGGCGGTTGGCGCTGGTCATCGGATCCGTACTCGCGTATGTGCTGATCTTCAGCCTGCCGTGGACGCAGCACAAGTTCTTTCTGGACACGTCGAACCTGGGGGTTACTTCGGTCGCGCTGGGCATCGGAGCGCTGGGTGCCGGGGCGATCGAGGCGATGTGGTGGCTTCGTGCCAGGATCCTCGGCGTGCGGCCACAATTGTGGGGATAG
- a CDS encoding PPE family protein, with product MNFAVSPPEINSARIFGGAGAGSLLDAAAAWDALADELSSAATAFSSVTSALVGSSWQGAASAAMVDVAGRYLGWLASTGAQAQQAAGQARTPATAFEAALAATVNPGAVLLNRSQLVSLVSSNLLGFNAPAIAAVEAQYEQMWAQDVAAMLGYHAEASAVVSALSPFTQVLQNSPAAFTAIAASAQAAIAHPEGRVSILNVGLANLGVGNVGFANMGDVNVGGGNVGGGNVGLGNLGNWNVGWGNLGSFNLGSGNLGGYNVGPSNLGSYNLGWGNLGDYNYGFGNTGLSNVGFGNSGSNNIGVGLTGDGQVGFGAWNSGSGNVGLFNSGTGNVGFFNSGSGNWGIGNSGELNTGLFNAGRLNTGVFNTGVLNTGVGNPGSYNSGSFNVGVSNTGSWNPGSTNTGWFNTGDYDTGFGNTGDFNTGGFNQGSLNNGFFWRGDNQGQAAFDYTLTIPRIAIGLDIDVPIDIPVTGTLGSIVNGQPPPIITIGSFTIPTLRLNGSELSGTIGPIVVDQIVVNGPSLNLRVGGPGEGLVLRFSGPAVGPVVIPVLGLAPGPGLGNTTGGPSSGFFNSGSGSASGFGNVGGGSGWWNVATGVGGFSGVGNVGVLGSGLLNLGEGVSGWYNSIPSMGSGVGNVGVQVAGLFSQGLDKVSLFNLGVANHGGLNLGSANVGDHNLGSGNLGGANVGGGNVGEANVGVGNIGDHNVGGGNIGDLNVGGGNAGDGNRGWGNTGSLNIGWGNTGVGNFGFANSGSNNIGIGLTGDNQVGFGALNSGSGNVGFFNSGTGNIGFFNSGTGNFGIGNSGLFNTGIGNTGTVNSGLFNSGGFNTGWANAGGYNTGGFNTGDFNTGSYNAGDTNTGDFNTGNTNTGWANTGDVNTGAFISGNQSNGLLWRGDRLGLISGDYTLTIPEIPLTLGGGGIIDIPITGQITGLSIQPIVVHGLNSSAIPVDLQVNVLGADTGGLDIRVGPFGPADIIPAFTIPIPALPLNLSVSIDNTLSAITTPEISFNPIFLNGIRLGGVSTPVTVTVGGNVGPVVAQVFHIAPAPGLGNATDAPSSGFLNFGAGGVSGFGNIGGVVSGYANVGSMVSGVKNLGTLLSGVANLGEALSGINNTASAGVGTSGVGNVGGDLSGLYFVGADRMSVFNVGLANLGVGNVGFANMGDVNVGGGNVGGGNVGLGNLGNWNVGWGNLGSFNLGSGNLGGYNVGPSNLGSYNLGWGNLGDYNYGFGNTGLSNVGFGNSGSNNIGVGLTGDGQVGFGAWNSGSGNVGLFNSGTGNVGFFNSGSGNWGIGNSGELNTGLFNAGRLNTGVFNTGVLNTGVGNPGSYNSGSFNVGVSNTGSWNPGSTNTGWFNTGDYDTGFGNTGDFNTGGFNQGSLNNGFFWRGDNQGQAAFDYTLTIPRIAIDIDASIPIDIPIRGSLSNIVVDAFTIPAVNLVDTDGAGNSVTGTIGPFAVDQIVVNGPSLNLRVGGPGEGLVLRFSGPAVGPVVIPVLGLAPGPGLGNTTGGPSSGFFNSGSGSASGFGNVGGGSGWWNVATGVGGFSGVGNVGVLGSGLLNLGEGVSGWYNSIPSMGSGVGNVGVQVAGLFSQGLDKVSLFNLGVANHGGLNLGSANVGDHNLGSGNLGGANVGGGNVGEANVGVGNIGDHNVGGGNIGDLNVGGGNAGDGNRGWGNTGSLNIGWGNTGVGNFGFANSGSNNIGIGLTGDNQVGFGALNSGSGNVGFFNSGTGNIGFFNSGTGNFGIGNSGLFNTGIGNTGTVNSGLFNSGGFNTGWANAGGYNTGGFNTGDFNTGSYNAGDTNTGDFNTGNTNTGWANTGDVNTGAFISGNQSNGLLWRGDRLGLISGDYTLTIPEIPLTLGGGGIIDIPITGDITGLTVNPFAIRGVGGGNIPVDVNIFVDADTQGFDIRINLPLDVGTVTIPVSGLPINLTIPLRSQLEPIQVQEIRIATIPLDLTVGGDTTFLNVGLSGLIGPITLPVLHLPPMPGIGNSTIAPSSGFFNSGGGDSSGFGNIGDTVSGLWNVGSFASGFENYAGSLVSGLTNLGSALSGLGNTSNLDIALAGLISGAGNIGSRLSGLLLSGSVP from the coding sequence ATGAATTTTGCGGTGTCGCCACCAGAGATCAACTCCGCGCGCATATTTGGCGGGGCGGGAGCGGGTTCGCTGTTGGACGCCGCTGCAGCTTGGGATGCGCTGGCCGACGAATTGAGTTCGGCGGCAACCGCGTTTTCCTCGGTGACCTCCGCGTTGGTGGGCTCGTCATGGCAAGGGGCGGCGTCGGCGGCGATGGTCGACGTGGCCGGGCGCTATCTGGGTTGGCTCGCTTCGACCGGTGCACAGGCTCAGCAGGCGGCCGGGCAAGCTCGTACTCCTGCCACTGCGTTCGAGGCGGCGCTTGCAGCGACGGTGAATCCGGGGGCGGTCCTGCTCAACCGCTCTCAATTGGTGTCGTTGGTAAGCTCCAACCTGCTCGGCTTCAACGCCCCGGCAATCGCGGCCGTGGAAGCCCAATACGAGCAGATGTGGGCGCAAGACGTCGCCGCTATGCTCGGTTATCACGCCGAAGCCTCCGCCGTCGTGTCCGCGTTGTCGCCGTTCACCCAGGTGCTGCAGAACTCACCCGCAGCCTTCACAGCGATCGCCGCGTCTGCGCAGGCGGCAATTGCTCATCCCGAAGGCCGGGTCAGCATCCTCAATGTGGGGTTGGCGAACCTGGGTGTGGGTAATGTCGGGTTTGCGAATATGGGTGATGTGAATGTGGGTGGGGGAAATGTGGGTGGCGGCAATGTGGGGTTGGGGAATTTGGGGAATTGGAATGTTGGGTGGGGGAATTTGGGGAGTTTCAATCTGGGGTCGGGGAATCTGGGTGGCTATAATGTGGGGCCGTCGAATTTGGGTTCCTATAATTTGGGGTGGGGGAACCTGGGGGACTATAATTACGGGTTTGGCAATACGGGGTTGAGTAATGTCGGGTTCGGTAATTCCGGATCGAACAATATTGGGGTCGGGTTGACCGGGGATGGTCAGGTCGGGTTCGGGGCGTGGAATTCTGGTAGTGGGAATGTGGGGTTGTTCAACTCCGGGACGGGGAATGTGGGGTTCTTCAACTCTGGGAGTGGGAACTGGGGGATTGGGAACTCCGGTGAGTTGAACACCGGGTTGTTCAATGCGGGTCGGCTCAATACCGGGGTGTTCAACACCGGTGTGCTCAATACGGGTGTCGGGAATCCGGGGAGTTACAACTCGGGCAGTTTCAATGTGGGGGTGTCCAATACGGGTTCGTGGAATCCGGGTTCGACGAATACGGGGTGGTTCAACACCGGGGATTACGACACTGGTTTCGGGAACACTGGGGACTTCAACACTGGCGGGTTCAACCAGGGCAGCCTGAACAACGGGTTCTTCTGGCGGGGGGACAACCAGGGCCAGGCCGCGTTCGACTACACCCTGACCATCCCCCGCATCGCCATCGGTCTCGATATCGATGTTCCGATCGACATTCCGGTCACGGGAACGCTCGGATCCATAGTGAATGGCCAGCCTCCGCCGATTATCACCATCGGATCGTTCACCATCCCGACGTTGCGTCTCAACGGCAGTGAACTGAGTGGCACCATCGGTCCGATTGTGGTCGATCAGATTGTCGTCAATGGTCCGTCGTTGAATTTGCGGGTGGGTGGTCCGGGTGAGGGGCTGGTGTTGCGCTTCTCGGGTCCGGCGGTGGGTCCGGTGGTGATTCCGGTGTTGGGGTTGGCGCCGGGTCCGGGGTTGGGGAATACGACGGGTGGTCCGTCGTCGGGGTTCTTCAATAGTGGGTCGGGTAGTGCGTCGGGGTTTGGCAATGTGGGTGGGGGTTCGGGGTGGTGGAATGTGGCTACTGGGGTGGGTGGGTTCTCGGGTGTGGGGAATGTGGGGGTGTTGGGTTCGGGGTTGTTGAACCTGGGTGAGGGTGTGTCGGGGTGGTACAACTCGATTCCAAGTATGGGTTCGGGTGTGGGCAATGTGGGTGTGCAGGTGGCGGGATTGTTCTCGCAGGGTCTGGACAAGGTGAGTTTGTTCAACCTGGGGGTGGCCAATCATGGTGGGTTGAACCTGGGTAGCGCCAATGTGGGTGATCACAATCTGGGTAGCGGTAATCTTGGCGGCGCCAACGTGGGTGGCGGCAATGTGGGTGAGGCCAACGTCGGGGTCGGCAATATCGGTGATCACAATGTTGGTGGGGGCAATATCGGTGATCTCAATGTGGGTGGCGGGAACGCTGGTGACGGGAATCGGGGCTGGGGTAATACCGGCAGTCTCAACATCGGTTGGGGTAATACCGGTGTGGGGAACTTCGGGTTCGCTAATTCCGGTAGCAACAACATCGGTATCGGGCTGACCGGGGATAATCAGGTCGGGTTCGGGGCGTTGAATTCCGGCAGTGGGAATGTGGGGTTCTTCAATTCCGGGACTGGCAATATCGGGTTCTTCAATTCCGGGACGGGTAATTTCGGGATCGGTAACTCGGGGTTGTTTAACACCGGGATCGGGAACACCGGGACGGTCAACAGCGGGTTGTTCAACTCCGGTGGGTTCAACACCGGGTGGGCCAATGCGGGCGGGTACAACACCGGCGGGTTCAACACCGGTGATTTCAACACCGGTTCCTACAACGCCGGTGACACCAACACCGGGGATTTCAACACCGGGAACACCAACACCGGCTGGGCCAACACCGGTGATGTCAACACCGGGGCGTTCATCTCGGGCAACCAGAGCAACGGGCTGCTCTGGCGCGGCGACCGCCTGGGCCTGATCTCCGGCGACTACACCCTGACCATCCCCGAAATCCCCCTCACCCTCGGCGGCGGCGGCATCATCGACATCCCGATCACCGGCCAGATCACCGGATTAAGCATCCAGCCCATCGTGGTCCACGGCCTCAACAGCTCCGCGATTCCCGTGGATCTTCAAGTCAACGTCCTTGGTGCGGACACGGGTGGGCTCGATATCCGGGTCGGCCCGTTTGGCCCGGCAGACATTATCCCGGCCTTCACTATCCCGATTCCAGCATTGCCGCTCAATCTGTCAGTGAGCATTGACAATACGCTATCCGCCATCACTACGCCGGAGATCAGCTTCAATCCCATTTTCTTGAACGGCATACGGCTGGGTGGTGTGTCAACGCCGGTGACGGTGACGGTGGGTGGGAATGTGGGTCCGGTGGTGGCGCAGGTGTTCCATATTGCGCCGGCGCCGGGGTTGGGGAATGCGACGGATGCGCCGTCGTCGGGGTTCTTGAATTTTGGTGCGGGCGGGGTGTCGGGTTTCGGGAATATCGGTGGGGTTGTTTCCGGGTACGCCAATGTCGGGTCGATGGTCTCGGGTGTGAAGAATTTGGGGACCTTGCTGTCGGGTGTGGCGAACCTGGGTGAGGCGTTGTCGGGGATCAACAACACCGCCTCGGCGGGTGTGGGGACCTCGGGTGTGGGCAATGTGGGTGGGGACTTGTCGGGGTTGTACTTCGTGGGTGCTGACCGGATGAGTGTGTTCAATGTGGGGTTGGCGAACCTGGGTGTGGGTAATGTCGGGTTTGCGAATATGGGTGATGTGAATGTGGGTGGGGGAAATGTGGGTGGCGGCAATGTGGGGTTGGGGAATTTGGGGAATTGGAATGTTGGGTGGGGGAATTTGGGGAGTTTCAATCTGGGGTCGGGGAATCTGGGTGGCTATAATGTGGGGCCGTCGAATTTGGGTTCCTATAATTTGGGGTGGGGGAACCTGGGGGACTATAATTACGGGTTTGGCAATACGGGGTTGAGTAATGTCGGGTTCGGTAATTCCGGATCGAACAATATTGGGGTCGGGTTGACCGGGGATGGTCAGGTCGGGTTCGGGGCGTGGAATTCTGGTAGTGGGAATGTGGGGTTGTTCAACTCCGGGACGGGGAATGTGGGGTTCTTCAACTCTGGGAGTGGGAACTGGGGGATTGGGAACTCCGGTGAGTTGAACACCGGGTTGTTCAATGCGGGTCGGCTCAATACCGGGGTGTTCAACACCGGTGTGCTCAATACGGGTGTCGGGAATCCGGGGAGTTACAACTCGGGCAGTTTCAATGTGGGGGTGTCCAATACGGGTTCGTGGAATCCGGGTTCGACGAATACGGGGTGGTTCAACACCGGGGATTACGACACTGGTTTCGGGAACACTGGGGACTTCAACACTGGCGGGTTCAACCAGGGCAGCCTGAACAACGGGTTCTTCTGGCGGGGGGACAACCAGGGCCAGGCCGCGTTCGACTACACCCTGACCATCCCCCGCATCGCCATCGACATCGATGCCAGCATCCCCATCGACATCCCCATCAGGGGATCACTCAGCAACATCGTGGTGGACGCTTTCACCATCCCGGCGGTGAACCTGGTGGATACCGATGGTGCAGGGAACAGCGTCACCGGCACCATAGGACCATTCGCGGTCGATCAGATTGTCGTCAATGGTCCGTCGTTGAATTTGCGGGTGGGTGGTCCGGGTGAGGGGCTGGTGTTGCGCTTCTCGGGTCCGGCGGTGGGTCCGGTGGTGATTCCGGTGTTGGGGTTGGCGCCGGGTCCGGGGTTGGGGAATACGACGGGTGGTCCGTCGTCGGGGTTCTTCAATAGTGGGTCGGGTAGTGCGTCGGGGTTTGGCAATGTGGGTGGGGGTTCGGGGTGGTGGAATGTGGCTACTGGGGTGGGTGGGTTCTCGGGTGTGGGGAATGTGGGGGTGTTGGGTTCGGGGTTGTTGAACCTGGGTGAGGGTGTGTCGGGGTGGTACAACTCGATTCCAAGTATGGGTTCGGGTGTGGGCAATGTGGGTGTGCAGGTGGCGGGATTGTTCTCGCAGGGTCTGGACAAGGTGAGTTTGTTCAACCTGGGGGTGGCCAATCATGGTGGGTTGAACCTGGGTAGCGCCAATGTGGGTGATCACAATCTGGGTAGCGGTAATCTTGGCGGCGCCAACGTGGGTGGCGGCAATGTGGGTGAGGCCAACGTCGGGGTCGGCAATATCGGTGATCACAATGTTGGTGGGGGCAATATCGGTGATCTCAATGTGGGTGGCGGGAACGCTGGTGACGGGAATCGGGGCTGGGGTAATACCGGCAGTCTCAACATCGGTTGGGGTAATACCGGTGTGGGGAACTTCGGGTTCGCTAATTCCGGTAGCAACAACATCGGTATCGGGCTGACCGGGGATAATCAGGTCGGGTTCGGGGCGTTGAATTCCGGCAGTGGGAATGTGGGGTTCTTCAATTCCGGGACTGGCAATATCGGGTTCTTCAATTCCGGGACGGGTAATTTCGGGATCGGTAACTCGGGGTTGTTTAACACCGGGATCGGGAACACCGGGACGGTCAACAGCGGGTTGTTCAACTCCGGTGGGTTCAACACCGGGTGGGCCAATGCGGGCGGGTACAACACCGGCGGGTTCAACACCGGTGATTTCAACACCGGTTCCTACAACGCCGGTGACACCAACACCGGGGATTTCAACACCGGGAACACCAACACCGGCTGGGCCAACACCGGTGATGTCAACACCGGGGCGTTCATCTCGGGCAACCAGAGCAACGGGCTGCTCTGGCGCGGCGACCGCCTGGGCCTGATCTCCGGCGACTACACCCTGACCATCCCCGAAATCCCCCTCACCCTCGGCGGCGGCGGCATCATCGACATCCCGATCACCGGCGACATCACCGGACTCACCGTCAACCCGTTCGCGATCCGTGGCGTCGGCGGGGGCAACATCCCGGTCGACGTGAACATCTTTGTCGATGCGGACACCCAAGGCTTCGATATCAGGATCAATCTTCCACTCGATGTCGGGACGGTCACGATTCCTGTCTCGGGTCTTCCGATCAACTTGACAATTCCGCTGCGCTCTCAGCTGGAGCCGATCCAGGTGCAGGAAATCAGAATCGCCACGATCCCTCTCGACCTCACCGTCGGCGGCGACACAACATTCCTAAACGTTGGTCTCAGCGGGCTAATCGGCCCGATCACCCTCCCGGTGTTGCATCTGCCCCCAATGCCCGGCATCGGCAACTCCACAATCGCCCCGTCGTCGGGCTTCTTCAACTCCGGCGGTGGCGATTCCTCCGGCTTCGGAAACATCGGCGACACCGTCTCCGGCCTGTGGAACGTCGGTTCATTTGCCTCTGGTTTCGAGAACTACGCCGGTAGCCTGGTGTCCGGTCTGACCAATTTGGGCAGCGCCCTCTCCGGTCTCGGTAACACCAGCAACCTCGACATTGCGCTGGCCGGCCTGATCTCGGGCGCCGGGAACATCGGTAGCCGACTCTCCGGTCTCCTGCTGAGCGGCAGCGTGCCTTAA